Below is a window of Desulfobulbaceae bacterium DNA.
CAATACAGTCTGACTCCTGAGTAACAAAAGGTTCTATAGCAGCTGAAAACTTCTCAATAATTCCCTCATCTATTAACTCCTTTTCTCCAAAATTATTATTTTTCCAACGACCAACCAAAGGTGCGTCAAGCACTACATCTAACTGTGCTTGATATTCTTTATTTATTCCTGAAAATACCATAAGACGCAATCCTGACTGTCGCAGAAAACGTCGAGGGTTAACTCCAAAACACAACAGTCCCGCTACTGAGCAAACGGAATTACCCATACCATCTTCAGCCATCATTCCCAAGCCTAGTAACCGACTAATCCAAAGAGAGTCGCTATCAGGAACATCTGGGTCTTTAATTATATGGCGTAAATAAAAATCTAAGCGATCCTTGTCAAGATTTGAAAATGAAGTTCCGGCAACCGGCATGACCTCCACATGAAGCAAGCCTCCACTTTCAAAAAGTCGTAGCTGTTGCTCTCGGCTTGCTAATTCTGAACGATCACCCATACGTATATAAACTTCTTCACGATTGTTATGCCGGCGCACATAAGGTTTTGCTAACCCCATAGATATCGTAACTATGCCAACCCTCATTTGGTTTTCAAGCACGATTTCTTCATAAAAAGGAATTATCTGAGGATGCACTTTATCTCTAAAAATATTTAACACCCATTCCTGTGTTGATTCTTGCTGTAA
It encodes the following:
- a CDS encoding putative DNA binding domain-containing protein; translated protein: MLKSELLEILANGENSGVEFKRDDIRPEQLAKEVVAFANLQGGKIILGVEDDGQISGLQQESTQEWVLNIFRDKVHPQIIPFYEEIVLENQMRVGIVTISMGLAKPYVRRHNNREEVYIRMGDRSELASREQQLRLFESGGLLHVEVMPVAGTSFSNLDKDRLDFYLRHIIKDPDVPDSDSLWISRLLGLGMMAEDGMGNSVCSVAGLLCFGVNPRRFLRQSGLRLMVFSGINKEYQAQLDVVLDAPLVGRWKNNNFGEKELIDEGIIEKFSAAIEPFVTQESDCIDENMRREKSWIYPREAIREITINALAHRDWTRSVDIEISCYSDRMEVISPGKLHNSMTISKMIAGQRSPRNNLIMEVLRDYSYVDWRGMGVRTKVIPLMRNQNKKEPVFEATEDYLKTILPRKDKA